In the genome of Treponema pedis, one region contains:
- the greA gene encoding transcription elongation factor GreA, whose translation MSDIQKQLTEMLNEEKWTRAAIGNYTTKNFEDLYKLVSTARKEDVVNEIKTICDEHLAHTKNSIIALYISSIISLSNQLLDDSTVVSLIEIFIDNHRAQIVEYLCKKFLEYGESKFALRTLAECYKTSGNEEIYDIWERLVKADYDEADIAKLLAEKYEKDGNIEKSVEYYKKALYRFINRKQISGIKEMWSKLATLIPDEIDFFFRIQAKISGVMDTGRSSMLMQDIYQHYRKNENWNIAIDILKLMLSYDEKDNWARDEIVECFRNKYKDHSQLEEYIKVSNLTQAWRPVFDAIADFEKHISFDTGCFVFHRTWGVGRIASVQNDELVIDFAKKRGHKMSLKMGITALQTLDREHIWVLKSTLNKDSLGKKIKAEPEWALKAVIKSFDNNCDMKRVKQELVPSLLTASEWTSWNTKARKILKENPIFGINPDNIDFYTVRERPISLEEKLSNEFKAQKNFFARIELLNAYDSSEVCDDESDTFREMLDYFEGFLKSVNQVNEQIISAYILVREFAADKSLAVPGKAYNFAELYSRIENVTELYSAIKDKVSVRGQTIRQKFLKYIKNLIPNWEKEYIKLFPSVLAPEILQALIEEGAVNEVRELVKDCFENYRIYRNAVIWFFKNIQEEEWFKTLGITFEQQLIVLIHILDITYREISSHRNTTENRKINHQVHSILFDKGNLLENFILESDVDTITRLYTLIGDIKDLDPMIKMSIRARIVEKHKDFKFFDIEEKTVTAHGLIVTSKMFDIKTKELIEIRDVKIPQNSKDVGAALALGDLRENAEFKAAKEEQNRLNNALARLQDELDRAQVFDPTTATSKKVYFGSKVKVLNNLTNTEEEYTILGPWESDPSNGIISYMSPLGNGLFNRKSGEEFEFEVNEEKRSYKILDISIANLK comes from the coding sequence ATGTCTGATATACAGAAACAACTGACGGAGATGCTCAATGAAGAAAAATGGACAAGAGCAGCTATAGGAAATTACACGACAAAAAATTTTGAAGATCTTTATAAGCTGGTTTCTACAGCCAGAAAGGAAGATGTTGTAAATGAAATAAAAACTATTTGTGATGAACATTTGGCGCACACAAAAAACAGTATAATAGCTCTTTACATTTCCAGTATAATTTCACTTTCCAATCAGCTTTTAGACGACTCTACCGTTGTAAGTTTAATTGAAATTTTCATAGATAATCATAGAGCTCAGATTGTAGAATATCTTTGTAAAAAATTCCTCGAATACGGAGAGTCCAAATTTGCTTTGAGAACTCTTGCGGAATGTTATAAAACTTCAGGAAACGAAGAAATTTACGATATTTGGGAGCGCTTGGTAAAAGCCGATTATGATGAAGCCGATATTGCAAAGCTTTTGGCGGAAAAATATGAAAAAGACGGAAATATTGAAAAATCCGTCGAATACTATAAAAAGGCCCTATACAGATTTATAAACAGAAAACAAATTAGCGGAATAAAAGAGATGTGGTCAAAACTGGCAACTCTTATTCCGGACGAAATAGACTTTTTCTTCAGAATACAGGCTAAAATTTCAGGAGTAATGGATACGGGCAGAAGCTCTATGCTTATGCAGGATATTTATCAGCATTACCGCAAGAATGAAAACTGGAATATCGCCATAGATATTTTAAAGCTAATGCTTTCTTATGATGAAAAAGACAACTGGGCCAGAGACGAAATAGTCGAATGCTTTAGAAACAAATATAAAGACCACAGTCAGCTTGAGGAGTATATTAAAGTTTCAAACTTAACCCAAGCATGGCGCCCCGTTTTCGATGCAATTGCGGACTTTGAAAAACATATTTCCTTTGATACGGGTTGTTTTGTTTTCCATAGAACTTGGGGTGTAGGCAGAATCGCTTCGGTACAAAATGATGAGCTTGTAATCGATTTTGCAAAAAAACGCGGTCATAAAATGAGTCTTAAAATGGGAATAACCGCATTACAGACTCTTGACAGAGAGCATATCTGGGTTTTGAAGTCCACTTTAAATAAAGATTCCCTCGGTAAAAAAATAAAGGCGGAGCCGGAATGGGCATTAAAAGCCGTTATTAAAAGTTTCGATAACAATTGTGATATGAAACGCGTTAAACAAGAGCTTGTTCCGTCATTGCTTACCGCAAGCGAATGGACAAGCTGGAATACAAAAGCCAGAAAGATTTTAAAAGAAAATCCCATATTCGGTATTAACCCGGATAATATAGATTTTTATACCGTACGCGAACGCCCGATTTCGTTGGAAGAAAAACTTTCCAATGAATTTAAAGCTCAGAAAAACTTTTTTGCCCGAATTGAGCTTCTTAACGCTTATGATTCTTCCGAAGTTTGCGATGATGAGTCCGATACTTTCCGCGAAATGTTGGATTATTTTGAGGGCTTTTTAAAAAGTGTAAATCAGGTAAACGAGCAAATTATTTCGGCGTATATTCTTGTACGTGAATTTGCCGCGGATAAATCCTTGGCGGTTCCGGGAAAGGCTTATAACTTTGCCGAACTTTATAGCAGAATCGAAAACGTAACGGAACTTTATTCGGCAATAAAAGACAAGGTTTCGGTTCGGGGGCAGACGATAAGACAAAAATTCTTAAAATATATAAAGAATTTAATTCCGAATTGGGAAAAGGAATATATAAAGCTTTTCCCGTCCGTGCTTGCACCTGAAATTTTACAGGCCCTGATAGAAGAGGGTGCCGTTAATGAGGTTCGGGAACTTGTAAAAGACTGTTTTGAAAACTATCGAATTTACAGAAATGCCGTTATTTGGTTCTTTAAGAATATACAGGAAGAAGAATGGTTTAAAACATTGGGAATTACTTTTGAGCAGCAGCTTATTGTTTTAATTCACATTTTAGATATTACATACCGCGAAATTTCTTCACATAGAAATACTACGGAAAACCGTAAAATTAATCATCAGGTTCATTCGATTTTATTCGATAAAGGAAACCTTTTGGAAAATTTTATCCTTGAAAGCGATGTGGATACCATTACAAGACTTTATACTCTTATCGGAGATATAAAAGACCTTGACCCTATGATTAAAATGAGTATTCGTGCGAGAATTGTGGAAAAACACAAGGATTTTAAATTCTTTGATATTGAAGAAAAAACGGTTACGGCTCACGGTTTGATTGTTACATCGAAGATGTTCGATATTAAAACTAAAGAGCTTATTGAAATACGCGACGTTAAAATTCCTCAGAATTCAAAAGATGTAGGAGCAGCACTCGCTTTAGGCGATTTGCGTGAAAATGCAGAATTTAAGGCTGCGAAAGAGGAACAAAACCGTTTAAACAATGCGCTTGCACGTCTTCAGGACGAGCTGGACAGGGCGCAAGTTTTCGACCCGACAACCGCTACTTCGAAAAAGGTTTATTTCGGCAGTAAAGTGAAAGTGTTAAACAATCTTACCAATACGGAAGAAGAGTATACCATTTTAGGTCCGTGGGAATCGGACCCTTCCAACGGAATTATTTCTTATATGTCTCCCCTGGGCAACGGATTATTTAACAGAAAAAGCGGCGAAGAGTTTGAATTTGAGGTTAACGAGGAAAAACGCAGTTATAAAATTTTGGATATCAGTATTGCAAATTTAAAATAG
- a CDS encoding tetratricopeptide repeat protein — translation MIEKPVQSNLNTALNFLKQGEFDSAYTELERILKNDLDNADIEYTLKGISFWGEKIKLAEQISTPLERGEYMIANWKPFLKFMERQGENREAVIYALKCAVFTMALKFYAELLREETVLQNAEPYLRVGLCYKALGDYERGLEFLKYAAELNKNSASVLAELADCYALYGEMKFSKAFFREAFFINPSDIELQFLESEIIKRLIRKVEKLGYSSELVSEWIPVYGVLDGVFNVKRELRSYEFGQLKQKIFLLENEEREKTGEQHARLVPRLINNYFWLIDHYVNVNESRAKIDDVLLRIKVLDKDIYKRYVG, via the coding sequence ATGATTGAAAAACCTGTACAAAGCAACTTAAACACTGCATTGAATTTTCTCAAGCAAGGTGAGTTTGACAGCGCTTATACCGAACTTGAGCGGATTTTAAAAAATGATTTGGATAATGCGGATATTGAGTATACTCTTAAGGGTATAAGCTTTTGGGGTGAAAAAATTAAATTGGCGGAACAAATATCTACACCGCTTGAACGCGGAGAGTATATGATTGCAAACTGGAAGCCTTTTTTAAAATTCATGGAAAGACAGGGAGAAAATCGGGAAGCTGTTATATATGCTTTAAAATGTGCCGTGTTTACAATGGCGCTTAAATTTTATGCAGAACTGTTAAGAGAGGAAACCGTTTTGCAGAATGCAGAGCCCTATCTAAGGGTCGGTTTATGTTATAAGGCCTTAGGCGATTATGAGCGCGGGCTTGAATTTTTGAAGTATGCAGCCGAGCTTAATAAAAATTCGGCTTCGGTTCTTGCAGAACTTGCAGATTGTTACGCTCTTTACGGTGAAATGAAATTTTCAAAAGCCTTTTTTCGAGAGGCTTTTTTTATCAATCCTTCCGATATAGAGCTGCAATTTTTAGAATCCGAAATAATTAAACGGCTTATACGAAAAGTTGAAAAACTGGGGTATTCTTCAGAGCTGGTTTCCGAATGGATTCCGGTTTATGGAGTCCTTGACGGAGTGTTCAATGTAAAACGCGAGCTTCGTTCTTATGAATTCGGCCAGTTAAAGCAAAAGATATTTTTGCTGGAAAACGAAGAGCGCGAAAAAACCGGAGAGCAACACGCAAGGCTTGTACCTCGCCTTATAAACAACTATTTTTGGCTTATAGACCATTATGTTAATGTAAATGAAAGTAGGGCGAAAATAGATGATGTACTTTTAAGAATAAAAGTCTTGGATAAAGATATTTATAAACGCTATGTAGGATAG
- a CDS encoding helix-turn-helix domain-containing protein, with protein MNYDFTAILAKNIRKIRNKLNISQMELALRAGVSIAFINSIENRTKSGFQTKNFNQAEPPL; from the coding sequence ATGAATTACGATTTTACCGCAATACTTGCAAAAAATATAAGAAAGATTAGAAATAAATTAAATATATCGCAAATGGAACTTGCTCTAAGGGCGGGAGTTTCGATTGCTTTTATAAATTCCATTGAAAACAGAACAAAAAGTGGGTTTCAGACTAAAAACTTTAACCAAGCTGAGCCGCCGCTTTAG